The Lewinellaceae bacterium nucleotide sequence GACAAAGGGTGAATACATGGCCATCGATCAAAATAAAGTGAGCGTGCAAATCCCGTCTCCTTACGATGATGCCATCCTTGAATGCAATAATCGCCTCAACACCACTTATATTCCTTATGGGGAAGTGGGTTATGACAAAATGCAGAATCAGAAAATCCAGGACAGTAATGCCCAGGGCTACAGCAATGCCAATGCCGTAAAAAGAACCATCAGCAAAAGTTCTCATTTTTATAAAAACTCCTCCTGGGACCTCGTGGATGCCGAACAGGAGAAAGACTTCAGTTATCAAAAGATCAAAAAAGATCAATTGCCCGAAGAACTCAGAGGCAAATCCATTGAAGAACTCAAAGTTCTGGTGGAGCAAAAAAGGGCAGAACGGCAGACGATCCAAAACGAGATCCAGACCCTTAACACGAAGAGAGTGGAATACGTCAATGAGCAGAAAAAACTCAACAACACCATCAACGGCCTTGAAAATGCCATGATCAGTGCCATCAAAAAGCAGGCTGCGAAGAAAAATTATAAATGGGAGGATTAAAATCTTCTTTATGAACTATGTGCCTATGTGTTGAAAAGTAATGCATAGGCATATTGTTTTTATTATTATTTCCTTTCAAGGTCTTTTTTGAATGCTTCTGTATTAATTACTTTGACTTTAGGGAAACTAATCGTCTTCAAAACATTAAAATCTTTGTCGTGACTAACGATATAATCTGCATTGGCTGCGATAGCGCAGTCTACAAATTTATCATCATCTTCATCTTTTAGAAGTCTAAATTGAAAATATTTTGTTACGAATTCTATATTTCTCAAATTGTCAAATACCCCCATTACACTTTCACTTATATCAGCCCCCATATGCCTTTCAATAATTTCTGAGTATTCTGATAAAATATCTGTTGTGATACAAAGAGTGTATTCTTTGTCAATCAATTTTTTAAAAATCCAATGCAATTTTGATCTTTCCGAAATACTGACCAATAAAACATTTGTATCAAGTACAACTTTTTTCAAAACCGGTTATTTTGATTTTCTCATTTTCGTATCCAGCATTTTATCAACATCCTCGTCTGTCCAGGCTTTTTCATCCCAAACTTTGTTGGCAGATTGAATAGCTCTATTCGCAAAATAATCAGCAATAACCTCCCGTAATTTTTGCAATTCTTCGTTATCTAACTGATAGGAAAAAGCTTTAAGAATTTCCAATTGAACATTTGTTAATGGCTGCTTTATATCTTGCATATACAATTGTTTAAATTTTTATAAAGATAGTCAATTGTATAATAAAGTGCAAAGCATAAAAGTTCCTGCCTGAATTAGGATAAAAATTATGTCCCCATCTCTATAACCTTTGACTTTTAGCAATTCACCTTACAAAAAAGAAAAAATTAAAAAAAGGCGTTATGATTTAAAGCAAATGTGTTTACCTTGGATTAAGAAAAGAAAGCCTCCTTTTTTCAAACCAACGTAAATCATGCTAAACCGGCACCATCTACCGTTTTTATTTGTGCTGACCATCTTACCTCTGGTCTTCTTTATTCCAAGGGGAACTTCTGTAACTACACTCAATTATCATTCGGTTTCAGACCTGAGATATTTCGGGGCATTGCTCGACTCCCTGCCCCAGGGATTTAACGATCTGTTTGCAGGGTCAGGTGAATGTGTCGCCTGCCACGGTTTTGATACGGCCGGCATAGCCAGTATTGACCTGGCAGGAAATGACATCAACGTCGTCGATGACTGGCGCGCTACGATGATGGCTAATTCCGCCAAAGACCCTTTCTGGCGGGCCAAGGTGAGCCATGAAGTGCTGGAAAACCCGCAGTTCCAGGAGGAGATCGAAAGTACATGCACCAAATGCCATGCGCCGCTGGGCAATTACAATGCCCAATACAACGGGAATCCTCATTATTCCATAGCCGAAATGGTGGCTGACTCGATTGCCCTGGACGGCGTTTCCTGCCTGGCTTGTCATAAACAAACGACAGAATTATTGGGAGACACGCATTCCGGGATATTGCATTTTGACACAGCAAAAGTGGCCTACGGCCCTTATCCTGACCCGCTCCATTCGCCCATGGCTATGGCAACCGGCTATGCCCCTACGTATTCCGAGCATATCAAAGATGCCGGGATTTGCGCGGGCTGCCATACCCTGATCACCCAAACCGTCAACCCCAACGACGGCACAGCTACGGATCACCATTTTGTGGAGCAGGCCACTTACCACGAATGGCTCAATTCTTATTACAATCAAAACAATATTACCTGTCAGGCATGTCATATGCCGGTACTGGCAAAGGGAAGCGTGTTTATCGCTGCGGGCTATGAAACAGAACCGCGGGCTCCGTTCTCCTTACATAAATTTACCGGGGCCAATGCCTTTATGGTGCAACTGATGCGCGACAATAAAGACGCCCTGGGCATCAATGCAGAATTGGAACATTTCGATCAAACGATCAGTTCCACTTACGATATGCTCCAAAATCGTTCCGTGAACATGAGCATCGAAGGGTTGAATCGGACAGAAGATACCGCCTTTATAAGTATTACATTAGAAAATAAAACAGGCCACAAATTTCCGTCAGGTTATCCTTCCCGGAGAGCTTTCCTTCGGGTCACTGCCACCACACAGGAAGGTGATATTATTTTCCAGTCCGGAAACTGGGATGAAGATTATGAAGTGAACGGTCAGGATCCCGTTTTCGAACCGCATTATCAAACCATTCGTGATGAAGACCAGGTTCAGATATACGAAATGGTGGTGGCCGACTACAACGGCAACAGAACGACCGTGCTGGAATATATGGATCATCATTTAAAAGACAACAGGCTTCCTCCTAAAGGTTTTACTTCTTCTTCTCCGGTATATGATACCGTGGCCATCGTGGGGAGCGCCCTTACTGACCCTGATTTCAACAAAGAAGCAGGCATGGAAGGGAACGGGAAAGACAAGGTATTTTACCATATTCCGCTTCAGGGTTATGCTGGTAATATTACCGTAAATGCAAGGCTTTATTATCAGACCGCCCCTCCGAAGTGGATGGAAGCCATGTTCGCCGAGTCTACCCCCGAGATCGAAACATTCAGGGATATGTTTGAAAACGCCGACAGAACCCCTATACTTGTGGAAGAAAAAAATACGGAATTCGACGGTTTTGTGTCAACAGAAAGTCCGGGAATAAAAAATTCCTGGGTGGAGATCCGATCCATTGACAGGGGAGCCGGCAAAGTCAACATCAGCTCCACTTCATTACACGATTTGAATATTTTTGATATTTCAGGAAAATTAATTTACCAAACCCGGGACAAATCCGGGGATTACAGCATCTCTTTGAGCAAACAAAGCGGCCTCTTAATCATACAGTTTCAGAACAAAGCCGGAGAAAGCCGATCAGAGAAAATCTATTTTTATTAAAAATCTATCCACTTGCCGGCCTTTGCCGGAAAATTCGTAACTAATTTTTGATTATGACAAATTTTCTACAAAAACTTCCGCTTTTACTCGGTCTGATTTTGGCGCTTCCCGGAGTCGCCCAGGTAACCTTTACCAATCAGACCGCATTATTGAATCCGGTGATCGGGGCCTCCCTGGAGGACTGCACCGTTGATATGAATAATGACAATCTCGACGATATCGTCAGGA carries:
- a CDS encoding putative toxin-antitoxin system toxin component, PIN family; translated protein: MKKVVLDTNVLLVSISERSKLHWIFKKLIDKEYTLCITTDILSEYSEIIERHMGADISESVMGVFDNLRNIEFVTKYFQFRLLKDEDDDKFVDCAIAANADYIVSHDKDFNVLKTISFPKVKVINTEAFKKDLERK